A genomic window from Pseudomonas argentinensis includes:
- a CDS encoding peptidoglycan DD-metalloendopeptidase family protein, whose translation MLGTLGRLSLLLGLAAFACQASALTVYKYTDANGVVTYSDQAAPGAKVFVFSDRMVEKLDNQVKLETRKHAAGETLLVRNDLYAPVQVELRLEQLSNVSGAPGKPINWVLPPRSEIRLATLAPLDPAKPLRYTPKLDYALGDPRLLPIKQPYPLPWRGGPFRLTQGANGQYSHFTPKGRYALDIAMPEGTPIVAARAGVVVKTENDQSGRGTNPSGNFVRILHDDGTMGVYLHLMQGSVNVREGQRVPVGAPIGRSGNTGNSTGPHLHFVVQRNVGMALESIPFEFAQPVDSLPNFAVGGD comes from the coding sequence ATGCTAGGTACGCTAGGGCGCCTCTCACTGCTGCTGGGACTCGCTGCGTTCGCCTGCCAGGCGAGTGCGCTGACCGTCTACAAGTACACCGATGCCAATGGCGTGGTCACCTACAGTGACCAGGCGGCGCCCGGTGCGAAGGTGTTCGTGTTCAGCGACCGTATGGTCGAGAAGCTCGACAACCAGGTAAAGCTGGAAACCCGCAAGCACGCCGCCGGCGAAACCCTGCTGGTGCGCAATGATCTGTATGCGCCGGTGCAGGTGGAGCTCAGGCTGGAACAGCTGAGCAACGTCAGTGGCGCGCCGGGCAAACCGATCAACTGGGTGCTGCCGCCGCGCAGCGAGATCCGCCTGGCCACCCTGGCGCCGCTGGACCCGGCCAAGCCGCTGCGCTACACGCCCAAGCTCGACTACGCCCTGGGCGACCCCCGGCTGCTGCCGATCAAGCAGCCGTACCCCTTGCCGTGGCGCGGTGGGCCGTTTCGCCTGACCCAGGGCGCCAATGGCCAGTACAGCCACTTCACGCCCAAGGGCCGCTACGCCCTGGATATCGCCATGCCCGAGGGCACGCCGATCGTCGCGGCGCGTGCCGGGGTGGTGGTCAAGACCGAGAACGACCAGAGCGGGCGTGGCACCAATCCCTCGGGAAACTTCGTGCGCATCCTGCATGACGACGGCACCATGGGCGTGTACCTGCACCTGATGCAGGGCTCGGTGAACGTGCGTGAGGGGCAGCGCGTCCCGGTCGGCGCGCCGATCGGCCGCTCCGGCAATACCGGCAACAGCACCGGCCCGCACCTGCACTTCGTGGTGCAGCGCAACGTGGGCATGGCGCTGGAGTCGATCCCCTTCGAGTTCGCCCAGCCGGTGGACAGCCTGCCCAATTTCGCCGTGGGTGGCGACTGA
- a CDS encoding GGDEF domain-containing protein: protein MADDAKRWREKYLANIEQQEKLERRWDMRIDLLRRGLVRSSLAAEGADKAVDQCMQDLREILRRDDMDAGLSALIPRLEKTVLDSEQRRQQRIEQVASGLASLVAQLLKMDLPGDVRKPLKRYAKQVEERARQAREMPALLAELSQLQQQALQALGGEQVARPGFIERLFGSRDNASPAVNAEPAVATAPGEPGDQTASAPGEAVAQAVAESAAEREPQSATAETEEAPAIVPGAPSPSPEISPQPAMAPARVAANAPAVVSRVMLDSLPLSSALLMPSPAANAPAEPVAASAAVAGPIQEVAPEAAAANEAVAQADPEYALPPAPEPGYSAIAGHVEGSLLKLLEELPLPERHQGQADALRQRITAGLNMYELVPVLDDLAVLMLAIADVGQREFEGYLKQLNERLAAFQGSLQDVHADYTDSAEAARSLDSELRQQVDGLHSSVQEATDLDNLKELVENRLSGLLGTMSQYQQQRDARELQVGERLQILVDRVASMELEAKGFRDHLEEQRQKALLDPLTGLPNRAAWTERLDLELARLQRYGGDLLLAVLDIDHFKRINDDYGHLAGDKVLKIIAGELFKRLRKTDFIARFGGEEFVLLVPSTPMEGGLKLLDTLRSAIENCPFHFKGERVTITLSGGISSFSSAERSEQVFERADQALYRAKRGGRNRIEVG, encoded by the coding sequence ATGGCCGACGACGCCAAACGCTGGCGCGAGAAGTACCTTGCCAATATCGAGCAGCAGGAAAAGCTCGAACGCCGCTGGGACATGCGCATCGACCTGCTGCGTCGCGGGCTGGTGCGCAGCAGCCTGGCGGCCGAGGGTGCCGACAAGGCGGTTGACCAGTGCATGCAGGATCTGCGCGAGATCCTGCGCCGTGACGACATGGACGCCGGCCTCAGTGCCCTGATCCCGCGTCTGGAAAAGACCGTGCTGGACTCCGAGCAGCGCCGTCAGCAGCGCATCGAGCAGGTTGCCAGCGGCCTGGCCAGCCTGGTGGCGCAGTTGCTGAAGATGGATCTGCCGGGTGACGTGCGCAAACCGCTCAAGCGCTATGCCAAGCAGGTCGAGGAGCGGGCCCGGCAGGCCCGGGAAATGCCCGCCCTGCTGGCCGAGTTGAGCCAGTTGCAGCAGCAGGCGCTGCAGGCGCTGGGCGGCGAACAGGTCGCGCGGCCGGGCTTTATCGAGCGGCTGTTCGGTAGCCGCGATAACGCCAGCCCGGCGGTCAACGCCGAGCCTGCGGTGGCCACTGCGCCGGGAGAGCCGGGCGATCAGACCGCGAGTGCGCCTGGCGAGGCTGTCGCTCAAGCAGTGGCCGAGTCGGCGGCCGAACGGGAGCCGCAAAGCGCAACGGCCGAGACAGAAGAGGCGCCTGCCATTGTCCCCGGAGCGCCGTCGCCGTCTCCCGAAATCTCTCCACAACCCGCCATGGCGCCAGCCCGAGTTGCTGCCAACGCGCCGGCTGTCGTCAGCCGTGTGATGCTGGACAGTCTGCCGCTGTCGTCAGCCTTGCTGATGCCATCGCCGGCGGCCAACGCGCCGGCCGAGCCGGTTGCAGCCTCCGCCGCCGTGGCGGGACCGATCCAGGAGGTGGCGCCCGAGGCGGCCGCGGCCAACGAAGCGGTTGCCCAGGCCGATCCCGAGTACGCCCTGCCACCAGCGCCCGAACCGGGCTACAGTGCCATCGCCGGCCATGTGGAAGGCAGCCTGCTGAAGCTGCTCGAGGAGTTGCCGCTGCCCGAGCGGCACCAGGGCCAGGCTGACGCGTTGCGCCAGCGCATCACCGCCGGGCTGAACATGTACGAGCTGGTGCCGGTGCTCGATGACCTGGCGGTGCTGATGCTGGCGATCGCCGATGTCGGCCAGCGCGAATTCGAGGGCTACCTCAAGCAGCTCAACGAGCGCCTGGCTGCCTTCCAGGGTAGCCTGCAGGACGTCCACGCCGACTACACCGATTCCGCCGAGGCCGCGCGCAGCCTGGACAGCGAGCTGCGCCAGCAGGTCGACGGTCTGCACAGCAGCGTGCAGGAGGCTACCGATCTCGACAATCTCAAGGAACTGGTGGAAAACCGTCTCAGCGGCCTGCTTGGCACCATGAGCCAGTACCAGCAGCAGCGCGATGCCCGCGAGCTGCAGGTTGGCGAGCGCCTGCAGATTCTGGTCGATCGGGTGGCCAGCATGGAGCTGGAGGCCAAGGGCTTTCGCGACCACCTTGAAGAGCAACGCCAGAAGGCCCTGCTCGACCCGCTCACCGGGCTGCCCAACCGGGCGGCCTGGACCGAACGCCTGGATCTCGAGCTGGCGCGCCTGCAGCGTTATGGCGGCGACCTGCTGCTGGCGGTGCTGGATATCGATCACTTCAAACGCATCAACGACGATTACGGCCACCTGGCCGGCGACAAGGTGCTGAAGATCATCGCCGGCGAGCTGTTCAAGCGGCTGCGCAAGACCGACTTCATCGCCCGCTTCGGCGGCGAAGAGTTCGTGCTGCTGGTTCCGTCCACGCCCATGGAGGGCGGCTTGAAGCTGCTCGACACGCTGCGCTCGGCGATCGAGAACTGCCCGTTCCATTTCAAGGGCGAACGCGTGACCATCACCCTGTCCGGTGGCATCAGTTCGTTCAGCAGCGCCGAGCGCAGCGAGCAGGTGTTCGAGCGGGCGGACCAGGCCCTGTATCGCGCCAAGCGCGGCGGGCGCAACCGGATCGAGGTGGGTTGA
- a CDS encoding endonuclease/exonuclease/phosphatase family protein: MLRRRSMPRQAGLCDPQVNPDCTQDSEWPQDGRLRLLSFNIQVGISTERYHHYLTRGWQHLLPHQGRAGNLQRIGDLLGDYDIVALQEADGGSVRSGFINQVEHLARMGAFPYWYQQLNRNLGRFAQHSNGLLSRLRPTLLEDHPLPGPAGRGAILLRIGEGDDAIAVVMMHLALGARTRTRQLAYIRELIGGYRHQILMGDMNTHAIDLLEHSPLRDLGLLAPQVEATFPSWRPQRCLDHILLSPGLELERFQVLAQPISDHLPVAVEIRLPNALTPPLTPRVQEP, translated from the coding sequence ATGCTGCGTCGCCGCTCGATGCCCCGTCAGGCTGGCCTGTGTGATCCACAGGTCAACCCCGACTGCACCCAGGATAGCGAGTGGCCGCAGGACGGGCGCTTGCGCCTGCTCAGCTTCAACATCCAGGTCGGTATCAGTACCGAGCGCTATCACCATTACCTGACCCGCGGCTGGCAGCACCTGCTGCCCCATCAGGGCCGTGCCGGCAACCTGCAGCGCATCGGCGACCTGCTCGGCGACTACGACATCGTCGCCCTGCAGGAGGCCGACGGTGGCAGCGTGCGCTCCGGCTTCATCAACCAGGTCGAGCACCTGGCACGCATGGGTGCCTTCCCCTACTGGTACCAGCAGCTCAACCGCAACCTGGGGCGTTTCGCCCAGCACAGCAACGGGCTGCTCAGCCGCCTGCGGCCGACCCTGCTGGAAGATCACCCGCTGCCCGGCCCGGCCGGTCGCGGCGCGATCCTGCTGCGCATCGGCGAAGGCGACGACGCCATCGCCGTGGTGATGATGCACCTGGCCCTCGGTGCGCGTACCCGCACCCGGCAGCTGGCCTATATCCGTGAGCTGATCGGCGGCTATCGCCACCAGATTCTCATGGGCGACATGAACACCCACGCCATCGACCTGCTGGAGCACTCGCCACTTCGCGATCTCGGCTTGCTCGCCCCCCAGGTCGAGGCGACCTTTCCGAGCTGGCGTCCGCAGCGCTGTCTCGACCATATTCTGCTCAGCCCCGGTCTGGAGCTCGAGCGCTTTCAGGTACTGGCGCAGCCGATCTCCGACCACCTGCCGGTGGCCGTGGAGATTCGCCTGCCCAATGCCCTCACGCCACCGTTGACGCCCCGTGTACAGGAGCCCTGA
- a CDS encoding thiol:disulfide interchange protein DsbA/DsbL yields MRNLILSAVLATASLFGVSAHAADIEAGKQYVELSNPVPISKPGKIEVVELFWYGCPHCYQFEPTLNPWVEKLPADVNFVRIPALFGGLWNAHGQMFITLESMKVEHKVHDAVFRAIHKEGRKLATPEEMADFLVTQDIDRDAFLKAYNSFGVKSQMEKAKKLAMAYQINGVPVMIVNGKYRFDISSSGGPEQTLQVADHLIAKERAAK; encoded by the coding sequence ATGCGTAATCTGATCCTTTCCGCGGTTCTGGCCACTGCCAGCCTGTTCGGCGTTAGCGCCCACGCCGCCGATATCGAGGCCGGCAAGCAGTACGTCGAACTGAGCAACCCGGTACCGATTTCCAAGCCCGGCAAGATCGAAGTCGTCGAGCTGTTCTGGTACGGCTGCCCGCACTGCTATCAGTTCGAACCGACCCTCAACCCCTGGGTCGAGAAGCTGCCGGCCGACGTCAACTTCGTGCGCATTCCCGCCCTGTTCGGCGGCCTGTGGAACGCCCATGGGCAGATGTTCATCACCCTGGAAAGCATGAAGGTCGAGCACAAGGTGCACGACGCCGTGTTCCGCGCCATTCACAAGGAAGGTCGCAAGCTGGCCACGCCGGAAGAAATGGCGGATTTCCTGGTCACCCAGGACATCGACCGTGACGCCTTCCTCAAGGCATACAACTCCTTCGGGGTGAAGAGCCAGATGGAAAAGGCCAAGAAACTGGCCATGGCCTACCAGATCAATGGCGTACCGGTGATGATCGTCAACGGCAAGTACCGCTTCGACATCTCCAGCTCGGGTGGCCCGGAGCAGACCCTGCAGGTCGCCGATCACCTGATTGCCAAAGAGCGCGCCGCCAAGTAA
- a CDS encoding c-type cytochrome, which produces MNKTIVSLLLALGLAGTAQAAGDPAAGQAKALVCGACHGVDGNSALANFPKLAGQGERYLLKQMQDIKSGARPVLEMTGMLEPLNEQDMTDVAAYFASQKISVGAADAALVERGQALFRGGKLAEGMPACSGCHSPDGSGIATAGYPHLGGQHADYIAKQLTAFREGERSNDGDAMIMRDIAAKLSNKDIEALSSYVQGLH; this is translated from the coding sequence ATGAACAAGACAATAGTGAGTCTGCTGCTGGCGCTGGGCCTGGCCGGAACGGCCCAGGCGGCGGGTGACCCGGCCGCGGGGCAGGCCAAGGCGTTGGTTTGCGGGGCCTGTCACGGAGTCGATGGCAACAGCGCGCTGGCCAACTTCCCCAAGCTGGCCGGCCAGGGCGAGCGCTACCTGCTCAAGCAGATGCAGGACATCAAGTCCGGCGCCCGTCCGGTGCTGGAAATGACCGGCATGCTCGAGCCGCTGAACGAGCAGGACATGACCGACGTCGCGGCGTACTTCGCCAGCCAGAAGATCAGCGTGGGGGCGGCCGATGCGGCGCTGGTCGAGCGCGGCCAGGCGCTGTTTCGCGGCGGCAAGCTGGCCGAAGGCATGCCGGCCTGTAGCGGTTGCCACTCGCCCGATGGCAGCGGTATCGCCACGGCAGGCTACCCGCACCTGGGCGGCCAGCACGCCGATTACATCGCCAAGCAGCTGACCGCCTTCCGTGAAGGCGAGCGCAGCAATGATGGCGACGCCATGATCATGCGCGACATCGCCGCCAAGCTCAGCAACAAGGATATCGAGGCGTTGTCGAGCTATGTTCAGGGCCTGCACTGA
- the tagQ gene encoding type VI secretion system-associated lipoprotein TagQ yields MQTFNKAPAFSSIRTALLSAVTCTSVLLVGCAGSPSSQVASTTKAEYFPQCYEPVTQLRSSDEAMSRSVAIGAVTGGLMGALGGALVDDDKRGRNAAIGAAGGALAGGALAYYNQRQQQISDDNARLASYATDINTNNQNIDRNIRYATAAQSCYQQAFTQLRADRKANKISDADGRKRLAEIVSGLNETNALLAKVDGRTGENVNTYTQAYEKDLQTVGVERKEVTKVATAKQPKPTAKVTKEVITTEQSLQKAQAKQKESQQVASRGRTLISDVCNNPDMGDWAPASCKA; encoded by the coding sequence ATGCAAACTTTCAACAAGGCCCCCGCTTTTTCCTCGATACGCACTGCGCTGCTTTCTGCCGTTACCTGCACCAGCGTGCTGCTGGTCGGTTGCGCCGGTTCGCCAAGTTCCCAGGTCGCCTCGACCACCAAGGCCGAATACTTCCCGCAGTGCTACGAGCCGGTCACCCAGCTGCGCAGCTCCGACGAAGCGATGAGTCGCAGCGTCGCCATCGGCGCCGTTACCGGCGGGCTGATGGGCGCCCTCGGTGGTGCCCTGGTCGATGACGACAAGCGTGGCCGCAATGCCGCCATCGGTGCTGCCGGTGGCGCCCTGGCCGGCGGCGCCCTGGCGTACTACAACCAGCGTCAGCAGCAGATCAGCGACGACAATGCGCGCCTGGCCTCCTACGCCACCGACATCAACACCAACAACCAGAACATCGACCGCAACATCCGCTACGCCACGGCCGCACAAAGCTGCTACCAGCAGGCGTTCACCCAGCTGCGCGCCGATCGCAAGGCCAACAAGATCAGCGACGCCGATGGCCGCAAGCGCCTGGCCGAGATCGTCAGCGGCCTGAACGAGACCAACGCGCTGCTGGCCAAGGTCGACGGCCGCACCGGCGAGAACGTCAACACCTACACCCAGGCCTACGAGAAGGACCTGCAGACCGTGGGTGTCGAGCGCAAGGAAGTGACCAAGGTGGCCACCGCCAAGCAGCCGAAGCCTACCGCCAAGGTCACCAAGGAAGTGATCACCACCGAGCAATCGCTGCAGAAGGCCCAGGCCAAGCAGAAGGAAAGCCAGCAGGTGGCCAGCCGTGGCCGTACGCTGATCAGCGACGTGTGCAACAACCCGGACATGGGCGACTGGGCACCGGCCAGCTGCAAGGCCTGA
- a CDS encoding formylglycine-generating enzyme family protein, producing the protein MYKVLSATLVLSCLAGAAWAEPDADPLYNPKPLKGDVSLPLPCDGEMVFRHVYVLAKGSLDDHEVTLGYPFSEGEPGYQQSFISGYRRDYINGQFTLGDLSKDWQAKVRGELPKADGVTPLKPMLYFIGKYEVTQRQYDLVMAQAPSLAGEGEPPACATAAGMAARLPKVNLSRFDAERFAAVYSAWLLKNHRDLLPVSGRSGKGEDGGQAFVRLPTEVEWEYAARGGHAVSRQQLEARLFPRPVEGSESDGPLGDWAVFNQVAGGTGQNARLLPIGLKKPNPVGLFDVIGNAAEMVQESFQLVHAGRRQGTYGGFVVKGGNYLEGEMTLFTGMRREYPLFGADGSEQRNETTGFRVSIGALSAPRSRYKELFAQWKDEGRVSTLTDEIDEDQDATKLLDGLIANSDDPQLRDRLAIVNEELKRSVSLIAKQREDAAGNLIQSAALVAETINNYNIRLTNLRKSRDEARSAKDEASAKLFEAAMANGQSALDGALAIYIDNLANGTRYSNAVIQAQFQRTKEELARKPVLGKSLVTRATLFVRHVGEYRKNRKADADVILKQLLAP; encoded by the coding sequence ATGTATAAGGTGCTCAGCGCCACCCTGGTTCTCTCGTGCCTGGCCGGTGCTGCCTGGGCCGAGCCCGATGCCGATCCGCTCTACAACCCCAAGCCGCTCAAGGGCGACGTCAGTCTGCCGCTGCCCTGCGACGGGGAAATGGTGTTCCGCCACGTCTACGTGCTGGCCAAGGGCTCGCTGGACGACCACGAAGTCACCCTCGGCTACCCCTTCAGCGAAGGCGAGCCGGGCTATCAGCAGTCCTTCATCTCCGGGTACCGCCGCGACTACATCAACGGCCAGTTCACCCTTGGCGACCTGTCCAAGGACTGGCAGGCCAAGGTGCGCGGCGAGCTGCCAAAGGCCGACGGGGTGACCCCGCTCAAGCCGATGCTGTATTTCATCGGCAAGTACGAGGTGACCCAGCGCCAGTACGACCTGGTGATGGCCCAGGCGCCGTCCCTGGCCGGCGAGGGCGAGCCGCCGGCCTGCGCGACGGCAGCCGGGATGGCCGCGCGGCTGCCCAAGGTCAACCTGTCGCGCTTCGACGCCGAGCGGTTCGCTGCGGTGTACAGCGCCTGGCTGCTGAAAAACCATCGCGACCTGCTGCCGGTCAGCGGGCGCAGCGGCAAGGGTGAAGACGGCGGCCAGGCGTTCGTGCGCCTGCCCACCGAAGTGGAGTGGGAATACGCCGCCCGTGGCGGTCACGCGGTAAGCCGCCAGCAGTTGGAAGCGCGGCTTTTCCCGCGCCCGGTGGAGGGCAGCGAGAGCGATGGCCCCCTGGGCGACTGGGCGGTATTCAACCAGGTCGCCGGCGGCACCGGGCAGAACGCGCGGTTGTTGCCCATCGGTCTGAAGAAGCCCAATCCGGTCGGCCTGTTCGATGTGATCGGCAACGCTGCGGAGATGGTCCAGGAATCCTTTCAGCTGGTGCATGCCGGGCGCCGCCAGGGCACCTACGGCGGCTTCGTGGTCAAGGGCGGCAATTATCTGGAAGGGGAGATGACGCTGTTCACCGGCATGCGCCGCGAGTACCCGTTGTTCGGCGCTGATGGCAGCGAGCAGCGCAATGAAACTACCGGTTTTCGCGTGTCGATTGGCGCACTGTCGGCGCCCCGTTCGCGATACAAGGAACTGTTTGCGCAATGGAAGGACGAAGGACGGGTTAGCACGCTCACCGACGAGATCGACGAAGACCAGGACGCCACCAAACTGCTCGATGGGCTGATCGCCAACAGCGACGATCCGCAGCTGCGCGACCGCCTGGCGATCGTCAACGAGGAACTCAAGCGCAGCGTCTCGCTGATCGCCAAGCAGCGTGAGGATGCCGCCGGCAACCTGATCCAGTCGGCGGCCCTGGTGGCCGAAACCATCAACAACTACAACATTCGCCTGACCAATCTTCGCAAGAGCCGTGACGAGGCTCGCAGCGCCAAGGATGAAGCCTCGGCGAAACTGTTCGAAGCGGCCATGGCCAATGGGCAGAGTGCACTGGACGGTGCGCTGGCGATCTACATCGACAACCTGGCCAACGGTACGCGCTACAGCAACGCGGTCATCCAGGCGCAATTCCAGCGCACCAAGGAAGAGCTGGCGCGCAAACCCGTGCTGGGCAAAAGCTTGGTAACCCGAGCTACGCTGTTCGTGCGGCACGTGGGTGAATACCGCAAGAACCGCAAGGCTGATGCGGATGTGATTCTCAAGCAATTGCTGGCACCCTGA
- a CDS encoding FtsX-like permease family protein has translation MRLALFARLAWQDYRCDARLSWCAILALAAVIAPLLVLFGLKFGVVTTLTERLERDPAVREIIPLGGARFNLQSIDALALREDVGFVIPRTRQIAATAELQGPGQTLTVEMLPTAEGDPLLGSLPAPFDARSVLLSQSAAEKLGLSAGDELRASFGRSVAGQPQVAQARLRVQAVLPVAAFSRDALFTSLSLLEAAEDYRDGLAVPSFGWLGEQPEAQRERVYPSFRLYARDLDGVESLRQYFQESRQAVATQAEAVAQVQALSRNLAWVFWSVACLSLAGAFAALAAGTLGAVARKRHELAVLRLLGFPAVALVAFVVLQALYTGIASLLLSALLYGLAASGLNLLFQSAPGEYACRLLLSHYLLAAAATLLCCVLAAAAGGWRAAHLQASEGLRHV, from the coding sequence ATGCGCCTGGCGCTGTTCGCCCGCCTGGCCTGGCAGGATTATCGCTGCGACGCGCGGCTGTCCTGGTGCGCGATCCTTGCCCTGGCGGCGGTCATCGCACCCCTGCTGGTGCTGTTCGGTCTCAAGTTCGGCGTGGTCACCACCCTGACCGAGCGCCTGGAGCGAGACCCCGCGGTGCGCGAGATCATTCCCCTTGGCGGCGCCCGCTTCAATTTGCAAAGCATCGACGCCCTGGCCTTGCGCGAGGATGTCGGTTTCGTGATCCCGCGTACTCGGCAGATTGCCGCGACCGCCGAGTTGCAGGGGCCAGGGCAGACGCTCACCGTGGAAATGCTGCCGACCGCCGAGGGCGACCCGCTGCTCGGTAGTCTGCCTGCGCCCTTCGATGCGCGTAGCGTGCTGCTTAGCCAGAGTGCAGCGGAAAAACTCGGCCTGTCGGCAGGCGATGAGCTGCGGGCCAGTTTCGGACGCAGCGTGGCCGGCCAGCCGCAAGTGGCCCAGGCCAGGCTGCGGGTGCAGGCTGTCCTGCCGGTAGCGGCGTTCTCTCGGGATGCATTGTTCACGTCCCTGAGCCTGCTGGAGGCCGCCGAGGACTATCGCGATGGCTTGGCCGTGCCGTCGTTCGGCTGGCTCGGCGAGCAGCCCGAGGCGCAACGCGAGCGGGTCTATCCAAGCTTTCGTTTGTACGCTCGGGATCTGGATGGGGTGGAAAGCCTGCGCCAGTATTTCCAGGAGTCGCGCCAGGCGGTGGCGACCCAGGCCGAGGCGGTCGCCCAGGTGCAGGCGCTGAGCCGCAATCTGGCATGGGTGTTCTGGTCGGTGGCCTGCCTGTCCCTGGCTGGCGCCTTCGCCGCGCTGGCCGCCGGCACCCTGGGCGCGGTGGCGCGCAAGCGTCATGAGCTGGCGGTGCTGCGCCTGCTGGGCTTCCCGGCCGTGGCGCTGGTCGCCTTCGTGGTGCTGCAGGCGCTCTATACCGGCATCGCCAGCCTCCTGCTCTCGGCACTGCTGTATGGCCTGGCCGCCAGCGGGCTGAACCTGTTGTTCCAGTCGGCGCCGGGCGAATATGCTTGCCGACTGCTGCTCTCCCATTATCTGCTGGCAGCGGCGGCCACCCTGCTGTGCTGCGTGCTCGCCGCCGCTGCCGGGGGCTGGCGGGCGGCTCATCTGCAAGCCTCGGAAGGATTGCGTCATGTATAA
- a CDS encoding ABC transporter ATP-binding protein: MLGLEAISRTRGADGQRYRLEIPALQLRAGRRIALIGASGSGKSTLLDLLALVLSPDPGGVLRWDDGGQSLDLAELWRQGRHDQLAALRARAFGYVLQTGGLLGFLSVRGNIQLPRELLGLPPGDAVEQLAEQLGIAELLDRQPGRLSVGQRQRVSIARALAHRPAILLADEPTASLDPLNAERVMQLLVEQSAARDLCLLISTHDQALAEHYGLTSMQLRVEQQGDGLVVARLAECG, translated from the coding sequence ATGCTCGGCCTCGAGGCGATCAGCAGGACCCGCGGCGCCGACGGGCAGCGCTATCGCCTGGAAATTCCGGCGCTGCAATTGCGCGCCGGGCGGCGCATCGCCCTGATCGGCGCCAGCGGCAGCGGCAAGAGCACGTTGCTCGACCTGCTGGCCCTGGTGCTGTCGCCCGACCCGGGCGGCGTCCTGCGTTGGGACGACGGTGGGCAATCCCTCGATCTTGCCGAGCTGTGGCGCCAGGGCCGTCACGATCAACTGGCCGCACTGCGTGCCCGGGCCTTTGGCTACGTGCTGCAGACCGGCGGGCTGCTGGGCTTTCTGAGCGTGCGCGGCAATATCCAGCTGCCCCGTGAGCTACTCGGCCTGCCGCCGGGCGACGCCGTCGAGCAACTGGCCGAGCAGTTGGGCATCGCCGAGCTGCTCGACCGCCAGCCGGGTCGCCTGTCGGTCGGCCAGCGCCAGCGGGTGAGCATCGCCCGGGCGTTGGCCCATCGGCCGGCCATCCTGCTTGCCGACGAGCCGACCGCTTCCCTCGATCCGCTGAACGCCGAGCGAGTGATGCAGTTGCTGGTGGAGCAGTCCGCCGCCCGTGATCTATGCCTGCTGATCTCCACCCATGATCAGGCATTGGCTGAGCATTACGGGCTGACCTCCATGCAGCTGCGGGTCGAGCAGCAGGGCGACGGCCTGGTGGTCGCGCGCCTGGCGGAGTGCGGCTGA